One stretch of Miscanthus floridulus cultivar M001 chromosome 18, ASM1932011v1, whole genome shotgun sequence DNA includes these proteins:
- the LOC136524627 gene encoding uncharacterized protein has product MAVTTGGANDDGRDAVADPPASADPEVESTVVNKDAGKGPTTSPPGAPAPLPLLLPSDSHFKKMSIASGSQSPLSQASQAPSESLPLSASPQPESENESMPVMPVIDIDDDDMEVEEEDGVEAGSKRKLTSAVWTEFKRVKFNGTVRAKCIYCFKQLSATSTNGCS; this is encoded by the exons ATGGCGGTGACCACCGGCGGCGCCAACGACGACGGCCG GGACGCCGTCGCCGACCCTCCGGCGTCCGCGGATCCGGAGGTCGAGAGCACCGTCGTGAATAAGGACGCCGGCAAAGGACCGACTACATCTCCGCCGGGTGCTCCTGCACCCCTTCCTCTTCTGCTGCCTTCTGATTCCCA TTTCAAAAAAATGTCTATTGCTAGTGGCAGTCAATCTCCACTGTCTCAAGCTTCACAAGCACCGTCGGAGTCACTTCCTCTGTCTGCATCCCCCCAACCTGAATCAGAAAATGAGTCAATGCCGGTAATGCCGGTAATTGATAtagatgatgatgacatggaagtaGAGGAGGAAGATGGTGTGGAAGCTGGTTCTAAGAGGAAGCTCACATCAGCTGTTTGGACAGAGTTCAAGAGAGTGAAGTTCAATGGCACGGTCCGGGCAAAATGCATATATTGCTTCAAGCAACTTTCTGCGACAAGTACAAATG GATGTAGCTAG